One segment of Synechococcales cyanobacterium T60_A2020_003 DNA contains the following:
- a CDS encoding Tab2/Atab2 family RNA-binding protein, translating to MTVIWELDYYSRPVLDENQKKLWEVLICETPTDIDRRPDSLFRFSKFCTSSEVNSVWLRTAIEEAIAQAPKAPDRVRFFRRQMNNMITKAVEDAGLTVSPSRRMLALHQWIQDRMAMVYPEMPNYQESANPSVAMGDSIPQPLPDALMGQQWAFVTLEAAAFADMPEWSIDFKEAFPLEMTGISPETKVPGLVIFSPRALPLAAWMSGLDLAFLDVVASPPKLVLETGANDAWTLATLGTPALQAEAQRFQEAKRAANNVHFVAVQDNPESESFAGFWLLQELALG from the coding sequence ATGACTGTGATTTGGGAACTGGACTACTACTCGCGTCCTGTGCTGGACGAAAACCAGAAGAAACTGTGGGAAGTACTCATCTGCGAAACACCGACAGACATCGATCGGCGACCCGATTCCCTCTTCCGGTTTTCCAAATTTTGCACCAGCAGCGAGGTGAACTCCGTTTGGCTCCGCACGGCCATTGAAGAGGCGATCGCCCAAGCCCCCAAAGCGCCTGACCGTGTCCGCTTTTTCCGCCGCCAGATGAACAACATGATCACCAAAGCGGTCGAAGATGCAGGTCTAACCGTGTCTCCTAGTCGCCGCATGCTAGCTCTTCACCAGTGGATTCAGGATCGCATGGCAATGGTCTATCCTGAAATGCCCAACTACCAGGAAAGTGCGAATCCCTCTGTGGCGATGGGAGACAGTATTCCCCAACCTTTACCGGATGCGCTGATGGGTCAGCAGTGGGCGTTTGTAACCCTGGAAGCGGCAGCCTTTGCCGATATGCCTGAATGGTCGATTGATTTCAAAGAAGCGTTTCCGCTAGAAATGACAGGTATCTCCCCAGAAACAAAGGTGCCGGGGCTAGTGATCTTTTCGCCACGGGCGTTGCCGCTGGCCGCGTGGATGTCTGGCTTGGATCTCGCATTTCTGGATGTAGTTGCATCCCCTCCCAAACTTGTGCTTGAAACGGGGGCAAATGATGCCTGGACACTAGCAACCCTCGGTACACCTGCATTACAAGCGGAAGCCCAGCGTTTTCAAGAGGCCAAACGAGCCGCAAATAATGTCCACTTTGTTGCCGTTCAAGATAATCCTGAATCCGAGTCATTTGCCGGGTTCTGGCTTTTGCAAGAATTGGCGCTGGGATAG
- a CDS encoding N-acetylmuramoyl-L-alanine amidase yields MNKFVSLRLRWLSLSAFWFAAWAIAAPSSAIASVARTSEIQPESSSLNQTASLLLAQDSATAQLDSIQATTDGFFIRTRGAAPLIEMPRQPNSERMTFIVENGALSSQFNPATLPQNINGVSQWTVTALEDGGLEITLDLAAEGVTWQASASPLGGIVIIPVSGRSNIINFQATETPTEAVAAPAVIQSITVSPTGILQIDADSPFTTEESWDRATAYYRIVIPNARLGEGVLSPAVPANSALLRVTVSQDGDSVVVLAQPAAGVFVVGGTMLADQQFALELDQNGRRVPLARNGDIDTSSGELPDLSDQTLVVVLDPGHGGTDPGAVGINGLSELDVVLPVAQEVAAILEEQGVSATLTRTNDSQTIDLAPRVQTAERADADLFVSIHANAISMSRPDINGIETYYASDRGRPLAQAIQSNMVELTGMRDRGIKTARFYVIVNTSMPAVLVELGFVTGSEDAPLLSDPAVRSLMAEAIARGILEYAEQNF; encoded by the coding sequence ATGAATAAGTTTGTTTCTCTGCGGTTGCGATGGCTTTCGTTGAGTGCATTTTGGTTTGCAGCATGGGCGATCGCTGCCCCTTCATCGGCGATCGCATCGGTTGCTCGTACGTCTGAAATCCAACCCGAATCTTCGTCGCTCAATCAGACGGCGTCCCTGTTGCTAGCTCAAGATTCCGCTACCGCACAGTTAGACTCGATTCAAGCCACCACTGATGGATTTTTCATCCGAACCCGTGGAGCCGCACCGCTGATCGAGATGCCTCGTCAGCCTAACTCTGAGCGGATGACCTTTATTGTCGAAAATGGAGCCCTATCGTCGCAATTTAATCCAGCTACCCTGCCTCAGAACATCAACGGTGTGAGTCAGTGGACGGTCACCGCGCTGGAGGATGGTGGGCTGGAGATTACCTTAGATTTGGCTGCCGAAGGGGTAACCTGGCAAGCCTCGGCCAGTCCCCTCGGTGGCATTGTGATTATTCCCGTTTCGGGACGGTCGAACATTATCAATTTTCAAGCGACCGAGACGCCAACTGAAGCAGTTGCGGCACCTGCGGTAATTCAATCCATTACTGTATCGCCTACCGGAATTTTGCAGATCGATGCGGATAGTCCGTTTACGACGGAGGAATCCTGGGATCGGGCAACGGCTTACTACCGGATTGTGATTCCGAATGCTCGGCTTGGGGAAGGGGTTCTATCTCCGGCAGTTCCGGCGAACAGTGCGCTGCTGCGCGTCACGGTGTCTCAGGATGGCGATAGTGTGGTCGTTTTGGCTCAGCCTGCCGCAGGTGTGTTTGTGGTTGGCGGCACCATGCTGGCTGACCAACAGTTTGCCCTGGAATTAGATCAAAATGGACGGCGGGTTCCTCTGGCAAGGAACGGGGATATTGATACATCCAGCGGTGAACTACCAGACCTGTCAGACCAAACCTTAGTGGTGGTTCTCGATCCGGGACACGGCGGCACTGACCCAGGGGCGGTCGGCATCAATGGACTCAGTGAACTTGACGTCGTTCTTCCGGTCGCTCAAGAGGTGGCGGCGATTCTGGAGGAACAAGGCGTTAGCGCCACCTTGACGCGCACCAACGATAGCCAAACGATTGACCTCGCCCCACGGGTACAGACGGCAGAACGCGCCGATGCCGATCTGTTTGTGAGCATCCATGCCAACGCCATCAGCATGAGCCGTCCAGATATCAACGGCATCGAAACCTACTATGCCTCCGATCGCGGTCGCCCCCTAGCACAGGCGATTCAGTCCAATATGGTTGAACTCACAGGAATGCGCGATCGCGGCATCAAAACGGCTCGGTTCTACGTGATTGTGAATACCTCCATGCCTGCGGTGCTGGTGGAACTGGGATTTGTGACTGGTTCAGAGGATGCACCTCTGTTGTCTGATCCTGCGGTGCGTAGCCTGATGGCTGAGGCGATCGCCCGTGGCATTTTGGAATACGCGGAACAAAACTTCTAG
- a CDS encoding aspartoacylase: MTSYPSSRFQRVLIVGATHGNELTGAYVVQKLQRSPTLAQRPTFETITLIANPKALAAVRRYIDTDLNRCFRPQDLQDVTRCTYEEVRSRNINNRFGKDGETPADVILDLHSTTAAMGLTLITYRRPFNLQLASYVQQQVPSVKVLVVPEPEQGYAGLRSICGLGCTIEVGPIATGILQADLFQQTETLVHHALNYVDHANQGKMPKGNSELTVYQQIGSIDYPRDEDHQLRAMIHPQRQFQDYKPLYPGDPLFLSFEGDRIDYSGDEVVYPVFINEAAYYEKGIAMILTRKQQILIDPIEPR, encoded by the coding sequence GTGACATCCTATCCAAGTTCAAGGTTTCAGCGGGTTTTAATAGTTGGTGCCACCCACGGAAATGAGCTGACCGGAGCCTACGTTGTCCAAAAACTACAGCGATCGCCCACCTTGGCACAACGACCAACGTTTGAGACTATAACCTTAATTGCCAATCCCAAAGCCTTGGCAGCCGTGAGACGCTATATCGATACCGATCTCAATCGCTGCTTTCGACCTCAGGATTTGCAAGACGTAACCCGCTGTACCTATGAAGAGGTGCGATCGCGGAACATTAACAACAGATTCGGCAAAGACGGGGAAACGCCGGCGGATGTGATTCTAGATTTGCATAGCACCACCGCAGCAATGGGCTTGACCCTTATCACCTATCGCCGCCCTTTTAACCTGCAACTGGCGAGTTACGTCCAACAGCAGGTTCCATCGGTCAAAGTCCTAGTTGTGCCGGAACCAGAGCAAGGCTATGCAGGCTTGCGGTCTATTTGTGGGTTGGGATGCACCATCGAGGTTGGGCCAATTGCGACGGGCATTCTCCAAGCCGATCTGTTTCAGCAAACGGAGACCTTGGTGCACCATGCTTTGAACTACGTGGATCACGCCAACCAAGGGAAGATGCCTAAAGGCAATTCGGAACTTACGGTCTATCAGCAAATTGGAAGTATCGACTATCCCAGAGATGAGGATCATCAACTCCGGGCAATGATTCATCCCCAGCGGCAATTTCAAGACTATAAACCGCTCTATCCAGGCGATCCGCTATTTCTATCCTTTGAGGGCGATCGCATTGACTACAGCGGTGATGAGGTTGTCTATCCCGTCTTTATCAACGAAGCGGCTTACTATGAGAAGGGAATTGCCATGATCCTCACGCGCAAACAGCAGATCCTGATCGACCCAATTGAGCCGAGATAG
- a CDS encoding sugar kinase, with the protein MTHFGLFVGLTTLDMIYRVEAPPTANQKIVASDTLLAAGGPATNGAIAFQHFGNRAMILSAVGCHPLSQMIHADVQAWDGAIADLDPQNPSPPPISSILVTETTGDRAVVSMNAVRRQAPVESIPEELTELIRTQTIAIVLIDGHQMAVGRAIALLANEACIPVVIDGGSWKPGFEAVLPLANVVIASANFHPPGCETPEEAIAYLQSLRIPHIAVSRGAEPILFQMGTQTGEIPIPACSVVDTLGAGDILHGAFCHFYLKNTFPEALKRAAAIASRSCQFFGTRGWMRGGDG; encoded by the coding sequence ATGACCCACTTTGGCTTATTCGTAGGGCTGACAACCTTAGACATGATCTACCGGGTTGAGGCTCCTCCTACCGCAAACCAGAAGATCGTGGCTTCCGATACGCTGCTGGCGGCGGGAGGACCTGCAACGAATGGAGCGATCGCCTTTCAGCATTTCGGGAATCGAGCCATGATCCTGAGTGCCGTCGGTTGTCATCCCCTCAGTCAGATGATCCATGCCGATGTTCAGGCTTGGGATGGGGCGATCGCTGATTTAGATCCCCAGAATCCCAGTCCACCACCCATCTCGTCTATTCTCGTCACCGAAACAACGGGCGATCGCGCGGTAGTGTCGATGAATGCCGTGCGCCGCCAAGCGCCCGTGGAGAGTATTCCAGAGGAACTGACCGAACTCATCCGCACGCAGACGATTGCTATTGTGCTGATCGATGGCCATCAAATGGCTGTAGGACGGGCGATCGCATTACTGGCAAATGAAGCTTGCATTCCCGTGGTGATTGACGGTGGCAGTTGGAAACCCGGTTTTGAAGCGGTCTTACCCTTGGCCAATGTCGTGATTGCATCCGCTAATTTCCATCCTCCGGGTTGTGAAACCCCAGAGGAGGCGATCGCCTATCTCCAATCTCTTCGGATTCCCCATATCGCCGTCAGTCGAGGCGCAGAGCCAATCCTGTTTCAGATGGGGACGCAAACGGGCGAAATTCCGATTCCCGCCTGTTCAGTGGTGGATACCTTGGGTGCAGGCGATATCCTCCACGGCGCGTTTTGTCATTTCTATCTAAAAAACACCTTTCCGGAAGCCCTGAAACGAGCAGCGGCGATCGCGTCTCGGTCGTGTCAGTTTTTTGGGACGCGGGGGTGGATGAGAGGGGGAGATGGGTGA
- a CDS encoding TldD/PmbA family protein: MGFDDSQPSQTIDAEQLLDLAARAGAEAAEVFQAQSFSRPVFFEANRLKQLESTESEGTALRLWREGRPGLAVAYGAVEPQMLVDRAIALSQMNEPETIELTQGNQTHYPDVGEFVDVPHLVDWGQEAIALIRDRYPECLCTAEWDCEVEHTHLINSLGLDSSYTDTTLSCYLSAEWIRGDDFLAVADGQTKRGSLNPQALAEQILQRLHWSQRNVAPLNGRVPVLFTSKAADMLWGTVQAALNSKQVIERASPWSDRLGDQVTSTAVTLSQQPDAGPFSCPFDDEGTPTQPITFIKEGVLQLFYTDRRIGRALGSGTTGNGFRPGLGSYPAPGLFNLLIEPGFRSLPDLISRMDNGLIVDQILGGGAGISGDFSINVDLGYRVQNGVITGRVKDTMVAGNVYAALKHLVELGGDADWNGSCYTPSIVVEGLSTTGRMEDA, encoded by the coding sequence ATGGGGTTCGACGATTCACAACCATCACAAACGATAGACGCTGAACAGTTGCTCGATCTGGCTGCCCGCGCCGGAGCCGAGGCGGCTGAAGTGTTCCAAGCCCAATCTTTTTCACGACCTGTCTTTTTTGAGGCCAATCGTCTTAAACAGCTTGAAAGCACTGAGTCGGAAGGAACCGCCCTACGACTTTGGCGAGAGGGTCGTCCGGGATTAGCGGTCGCCTACGGGGCTGTTGAGCCCCAAATGCTAGTGGATCGGGCGATCGCCCTGAGCCAAATGAACGAGCCGGAAACGATTGAACTGACCCAAGGCAATCAAACTCACTACCCAGACGTTGGTGAATTTGTAGACGTGCCGCACTTGGTGGACTGGGGGCAGGAGGCGATCGCCCTCATTCGCGATCGCTATCCTGAATGTCTCTGCACCGCCGAGTGGGATTGCGAAGTCGAACACACCCATCTGATCAACTCTCTGGGACTGGACAGCAGCTATACCGACACAACCCTAAGCTGCTACCTCTCAGCGGAATGGATTCGCGGCGATGACTTTCTGGCCGTTGCCGATGGACAAACCAAGCGCGGTAGCTTGAATCCTCAAGCCCTCGCTGAACAGATACTCCAACGTCTGCACTGGTCACAGCGCAACGTTGCTCCCCTCAATGGTCGTGTACCTGTTTTGTTCACCTCCAAAGCCGCCGATATGCTGTGGGGAACGGTGCAGGCGGCGCTGAATAGCAAACAGGTGATCGAGCGGGCCTCTCCCTGGAGCGATCGCCTCGGTGATCAGGTCACCTCTACGGCCGTCACCCTGTCTCAACAGCCCGATGCAGGCCCTTTTAGCTGTCCCTTTGATGACGAAGGCACCCCGACCCAACCCATTACGTTTATCAAAGAGGGAGTGCTACAACTGTTCTACACCGATCGCCGCATTGGTCGAGCGCTGGGCAGTGGCACCACTGGAAATGGGTTTCGTCCGGGCTTGGGCAGCTACCCTGCACCGGGTCTTTTTAACCTCTTGATCGAACCGGGATTTCGGTCGTTGCCTGATCTGATTAGCCGCATGGACAATGGTCTAATCGTGGATCAAATTTTGGGGGGTGGCGCAGGGATTTCAGGAGATTTTTCGATCAATGTTGATTTAGGCTATCGGGTTCAGAATGGCGTGATCACAGGCCGGGTCAAGGACACGATGGTTGCAGGCAATGTCTACGCTGCTCTGAAGCATTTGGTGGAACTGGGAGGCGATGCCGATTGGAATGGTTCCTGCTATACCCCGTCGATTGTGGTAGAAGGACTGTCAACAACAGGGCGAATGGAAGACGCGTAG
- a CDS encoding biotin--[acetyl-CoA-carboxylase] ligase has translation MSLYEYDVVNSTNRVLWDLLAQGHREGTTVIAARQDAGRGQWGRFWQSEPGGLYLSVALEPQCPVAEGGQLMLCTTWGIAAVLRHYGVPVQIKWFNDLVIGRQKLGGILIETRMAQGQISQAVVGVGINWENSVPETGITLKSVVTQRNIPSITRLEEVGAIALNGILAGYSYWKIHGIDPILPAYQSLLTRIGTPIQIHQSSGQVLGVTANGHLRVMELDQAGNAVTELQFKPGDIQLGYR, from the coding sequence GTGAGTCTGTATGAATACGACGTTGTGAACTCTACAAACCGGGTTCTGTGGGACTTGCTGGCACAGGGACACCGGGAAGGAACCACCGTCATTGCGGCACGGCAAGATGCAGGGCGTGGGCAATGGGGACGATTCTGGCAGTCGGAACCGGGAGGGCTTTATCTATCGGTGGCTTTAGAACCGCAGTGTCCGGTTGCGGAAGGTGGACAGTTAATGCTGTGTACGACGTGGGGAATTGCTGCTGTCCTCCGCCATTATGGTGTTCCGGTTCAGATCAAGTGGTTTAACGATTTAGTGATTGGACGCCAAAAGCTGGGCGGAATTTTAATCGAAACGCGGATGGCTCAGGGGCAGATTAGCCAAGCGGTTGTGGGCGTGGGTATTAATTGGGAGAATTCTGTACCGGAGACCGGAATCACCCTAAAATCTGTCGTTACTCAGCGAAATATCCCGTCGATTACCCGTCTGGAGGAGGTAGGGGCGATCGCCCTCAATGGCATTCTGGCGGGCTATAGCTACTGGAAAATCCACGGTATTGATCCGATTTTGCCTGCTTACCAAAGCCTGCTGACGCGGATTGGAACCCCTATTCAGATCCATCAGTCTTCAGGACAGGTGCTTGGCGTAACGGCTAACGGTCATCTCCGGGTGATGGAGTTGGATCAGGCCGGAAACGCCGTGACCGAACTCCAGTTCAAACCGGGCGATATTCAGTTGGGCTATCGCTAG
- a CDS encoding HupE/UreJ family protein, producing MFARPNWGHLAIGLSAFLVLAWSTPAFAHHALGGRTPAIFFEGFTSGLAHPVIGVDHFAFVVVIGLLSALKPRGIWISVAFALAAIAGTGLHLMSLDLPGAELFISASVLAFGLLLAIPKRCWGKSHPIAPTSYSS from the coding sequence ATTTTTGCTCGTCCAAATTGGGGGCACTTAGCGATTGGTTTATCTGCCTTCCTGGTTTTGGCATGGTCTACGCCTGCCTTTGCTCACCATGCGCTGGGGGGCAGAACCCCCGCAATTTTTTTTGAGGGATTCACATCTGGCTTGGCTCACCCTGTCATTGGGGTGGATCATTTCGCCTTTGTGGTGGTGATTGGTTTACTTTCGGCCTTAAAGCCCCGTGGAATTTGGATTTCGGTTGCTTTTGCGCTGGCGGCGATCGCCGGAACCGGATTGCACCTCATGAGTTTAGACCTGCCCGGAGCGGAACTGTTTATTTCGGCGTCGGTGCTGGCGTTTGGTTTGCTGTTGGCAATTCCGAAGCGTTGTTGGGGTAAATCCCATCCTATAGCTCCTACATCCTATAGCTCCTAA
- a CDS encoding phycobilisome linker polypeptide translates to MAITTAASRLGTSAFSDAAPLELRSNSTPGEVEAVILAVYQQVLGNPHLLDSERLVIPESLLRDGRITVQEFVRQVAKSELYKQKFFYGNFHSRTIELNYKHLLGRAPYDQSEITEHMNLYQSKGFDADIDSYIDSQEYQDSFGDNIVPYYRDLVTTGAGQRSVGFTRLLHLYRGYANSDRAQLIGKTPRLVTELARNTASAVIPPSGGAGGFAFLPAKKGETSYSAFGGSKAFKSGRLFRVEVAAISGPGYPKVRRVNKVVIIPYEELTPHMQRVQRQGGKIASITEL, encoded by the coding sequence GTGGCTATTACAACAGCAGCATCTCGTTTAGGGACATCGGCATTTAGTGATGCCGCGCCATTAGAACTACGCTCAAATTCGACGCCGGGCGAAGTAGAAGCCGTGATCTTGGCGGTCTATCAACAAGTTTTGGGAAATCCTCACCTTTTGGATTCAGAGCGTCTTGTAATTCCTGAATCCCTCCTGCGGGATGGTCGCATCACGGTGCAGGAATTTGTCCGTCAGGTCGCCAAATCCGAACTTTATAAGCAGAAGTTCTTCTACGGCAATTTCCACAGCCGGACGATTGAGTTGAACTACAAGCACCTCTTGGGACGGGCACCCTACGACCAGTCGGAAATTACCGAGCATATGAATCTGTATCAGTCAAAGGGCTTTGATGCAGATATCGATTCCTACATTGATTCCCAGGAATATCAAGATAGCTTTGGTGACAATATTGTGCCCTATTACCGGGACTTGGTGACCACAGGTGCGGGTCAGCGTTCGGTTGGCTTTACGCGTCTTCTGCACCTATATCGTGGCTATGCCAACAGCGATCGCGCCCAGTTAATTGGTAAGACGCCTCGCTTGGTGACCGAACTAGCTCGCAATACGGCCTCTGCGGTCATTCCGCCATCAGGAGGCGCAGGGGGTTTTGCGTTTTTACCCGCCAAGAAAGGAGAGACTTCCTACAGTGCGTTTGGGGGGTCCAAGGCGTTTAAGTCGGGTCGGCTGTTCCGGGTTGAAGTTGCAGCGATTAGCGGGCCAGGGTATCCCAAAGTGCGCCGAGTTAACAAGGTTGTGATTATTCCCTACGAGGAGCTAACGCCGCACATGCAGCGCGTCCAGCGCCAGGGCGGTAAGATCGCGAGTATTACGGAACTCTAA
- a CDS encoding phycobilisome rod-core linker polypeptide gives MTGLQEAGRLGLEPLGAEPVELRPNWTQNDAQAVILAAYRQVLGNEYLMSSERLVGAESLLVQGAISVRDFVRAIAMSDLYRQKFLYPNFHVRFIELNYKHLLGRAPYDQAEIAYHMDLFISEGYEAEINSYLDSPEYQNSFGDNVVPYHRDFQLDHSGQRAIGFSRLLHLYRGYASSDRSQGQKQPRLTWEVARNLATPITSPNPGALSGGLGGSRGDVYRLRVLQTAPRGAAAVRRSTVEYLVSYDQLTPKLQQLSRSGSKIISVTAV, from the coding sequence ATGACTGGCTTACAAGAGGCAGGACGATTAGGACTCGAACCCTTGGGGGCAGAGCCTGTGGAATTACGCCCCAACTGGACCCAGAACGATGCTCAGGCTGTGATTTTGGCAGCTTATCGGCAGGTTCTGGGTAACGAGTATTTGATGAGCAGTGAGCGGTTAGTTGGGGCTGAATCGCTTTTGGTACAGGGTGCGATCTCAGTTCGGGACTTTGTGCGCGCGATCGCCATGTCAGACCTTTACCGTCAAAAGTTTTTATATCCTAACTTTCATGTTCGCTTTATTGAGTTGAACTACAAGCATCTTCTCGGACGGGCACCCTACGATCAAGCGGAAATTGCCTATCACATGGATCTGTTCATCTCTGAAGGATACGAAGCCGAGATTAATTCGTATCTTGATTCACCTGAGTACCAGAATAGCTTTGGGGATAACGTGGTTCCCTATCATCGCGATTTTCAACTGGATCACTCTGGACAACGAGCCATTGGCTTTAGTCGCTTGCTGCACCTGTATCGTGGCTATGCCAGTAGCGATCGCTCCCAGGGGCAAAAACAACCTCGTCTGACCTGGGAAGTTGCGAGAAACCTAGCGACTCCGATTACGTCTCCCAACCCCGGCGCACTCTCCGGTGGCTTAGGAGGAAGTCGAGGTGATGTCTATCGGCTTCGCGTTCTGCAGACGGCTCCCCGTGGTGCGGCTGCGGTGCGCCGAAGCACGGTTGAGTATCTCGTTTCCTATGACCAACTGACACCGAAGCTCCAGCAGCTCAGTCGTTCTGGTAGCAAGATAATTAGTGTGACCGCTGTTTAA
- the cobW gene encoding cobalamin biosynthesis protein CobW yields MHKIPVTVVTGFLGAGKTTLIRHLLQNNEGRRIAVLVNEFGEVGIDGEVLRSCQVCDEDEPADTNILELNNGCLCCTVQEEFLPTMQALLKRRDRIDCILIETSGLALPKPLVQAFRWHELRTHATVDGVVTVVDCEALASGQLVGDLEALHAQRLADDSLEHETPIEELFEDQLACADMVLLTKVDSVTPEQRSQVERWLRHELRDGVKVIPCTQGEIAPEVLLGFNAAVEDNLDSRPSHHDHEDDHDHDDDIESIPVVVDQAFDPDRLVAQLKTLVQTQEVYRIKGFVNVPNKPMRLVLQGVGDRFSSFYDRPWQPGEPRQTRLIVIGRSLQAEQIQGALQTAASNLEASARQ; encoded by the coding sequence ATGCATAAAATTCCTGTCACGGTCGTTACTGGTTTTCTGGGCGCAGGGAAAACTACCCTGATCCGCCATCTGCTACAAAATAATGAAGGTCGCCGCATTGCCGTCTTGGTGAACGAATTTGGCGAAGTCGGCATTGACGGTGAAGTGCTGCGGTCGTGCCAGGTGTGCGACGAGGACGAACCTGCCGACACCAATATTCTGGAACTGAATAACGGCTGCCTGTGCTGCACCGTCCAGGAAGAATTTTTGCCCACCATGCAGGCACTGCTGAAACGGCGCGATCGCATCGACTGTATTTTGATTGAAACCTCTGGATTGGCCTTGCCGAAACCGCTGGTGCAAGCCTTCCGCTGGCACGAACTCCGCACCCACGCCACGGTGGATGGCGTTGTTACCGTTGTGGATTGCGAAGCGTTGGCCTCTGGACAGTTGGTTGGCGATCTGGAAGCCCTTCACGCCCAGCGCTTAGCCGACGACAGCCTGGAACATGAAACCCCCATCGAAGAATTGTTTGAAGATCAGCTGGCCTGTGCGGATATGGTGCTGTTGACCAAGGTGGATAGCGTCACCCCTGAACAGCGATCGCAGGTTGAACGTTGGCTGCGTCACGAATTGCGGGATGGGGTGAAGGTGATTCCCTGTACCCAGGGTGAGATCGCGCCTGAGGTTTTACTAGGCTTCAACGCGGCGGTGGAAGATAACCTGGACAGTCGCCCTAGTCACCATGATCATGAAGACGACCATGATCACGACGATGACATTGAATCGATTCCGGTGGTGGTCGATCAGGCCTTTGACCCCGATCGCCTAGTCGCGCAGCTTAAAACCTTAGTCCAAACCCAAGAAGTCTATCGGATTAAGGGATTCGTCAACGTGCCGAACAAGCCCATGCGCCTGGTGCTACAAGGGGTGGGCGATCGCTTCAGCTCTTTCTATGACCGTCCCTGGCAACCGGGAGAACCTCGCCAAACGCGGCTGATCGTCATTGGGCGATCGCTCCAAGCAGAGCAAATTCAGGGGGCGCTCCAAACCGCCGCATCAAACTTGGAAGCAAGTGCGAGACAATAG
- a CDS encoding metal-binding protein, whose protein sequence is MPSGRTHDRITLWSLPLVTGLSLAVTTNPSLTLWVAAGFLFGGLMLGPDLDIHSVQYKRWGWFRWIWLPYRGSMRHRSPLSHAPITGTVIRVIYLGCWLGLGCLVGLTLINEVFQVGWSWGEIGDVFWRSLHRYRYQALAVLVGLELGASSHYLADWLVSTHKRVKHYGWQAALPKEKSKSTKGRRSPRSKSSRSTVSKPKPSASSQPEGIDPKVSPTSPSALPPSPSESAPDHPNSPSESGSRF, encoded by the coding sequence ATGCCCTCTGGACGTACGCACGATCGCATTACCTTGTGGAGCTTGCCTCTGGTAACAGGGCTAAGCCTTGCCGTTACCACTAACCCTAGCCTAACGCTATGGGTGGCTGCTGGGTTTTTATTTGGTGGGCTAATGCTTGGCCCTGACTTAGATATTCACTCGGTGCAGTATAAGCGCTGGGGCTGGTTTCGCTGGATTTGGTTGCCCTACCGAGGCAGTATGCGCCATCGATCGCCCCTGTCCCATGCACCGATTACGGGCACTGTGATTCGGGTGATTTATTTAGGATGCTGGCTGGGGCTGGGCTGTCTTGTGGGGTTAACCCTAATCAACGAGGTTTTCCAAGTGGGGTGGAGTTGGGGTGAAATAGGGGATGTATTTTGGCGATCGCTCCATCGGTATCGATATCAGGCTCTCGCGGTTCTCGTCGGTCTAGAGTTAGGAGCCTCTAGCCACTACCTTGCGGATTGGTTGGTTTCGACCCATAAGCGAGTCAAACACTACGGCTGGCAGGCGGCATTGCCCAAGGAGAAGTCAAAGTCTACGAAAGGACGGCGATCGCCCCGATCGAAATCATCGAGATCAACCGTTTCTAAACCAAAACCATCAGCAAGTTCCCAACCCGAGGGAATAGACCCTAAGGTTTCGCCTACGTCACCCTCGGCGTTGCCCCCTTCACCATCCGAGTCCGCCCCTGATCATCCGAACTCTCCATCGGAGTCTGGCAGCCGTTTCTAG
- a CDS encoding UPF0175 family protein, whose amino-acid sequence MSVVVPDEILTATRMTEAEMRQEIAVMLFQREKLTLAQASRFAGMHRVAFQHLLASRHIPVHYGVEDFEQDIQNLRELGRL is encoded by the coding sequence ATGAGTGTTGTTGTGCCTGACGAAATCTTAACTGCAACTCGCATGACTGAGGCTGAAATGCGTCAAGAAATTGCTGTCATGCTCTTTCAGCGCGAAAAACTGACTCTTGCTCAAGCCAGTCGTTTTGCAGGAATGCACCGCGTTGCCTTTCAACATCTCCTCGCCAGTCGCCATATCCCAGTGCATTATGGGGTGGAAGATTTTGAGCAAGACATTCAAAACTTGCGGGAACTAGGGAGATTGTGA